The nucleotide sequence TCCCCACCACCGGGAGTCATGAGTGGAACTCCAGCACGCACCGGACAGTTTCTCCGGGGACTTCCCTGGTGATTTCCCAGCAGGGGTGGTGAGTACTCAACTGGAAGCAAGTTAAGATATTGCTCAATAAAAGGAATCCACAAGTAAATCGTACTAGGAAAAGTACGTGTTGGTGGATAAAGGTTGGTTGCAGCTGCTGGGGATTCTCCTGCATTTGTACAGTGATGACTGGAGCAGGTAGACATAAGGGTAATGGAAAATTCAGTGTCATCTTCTGAAGGAGGCATTGTAAGAGCCTCTCCTTTGGGTTGTATATCGAAACACTGACGAAAGTTTGGAGGTGGTCAGTTAACTTGGAAAATGTTGGttgaatattgtaatcattggtggccgATGTATATATTGGatgatcaggaaaaatggccaaAGGATGGAACATTGAATTATAATACTAtattgcaattaatgttgttttgtagacGGGAAGGGAAATGGGATGAAATACCATATGTTGATTTGTTCTTTACTCTCAGAAATGACTATACTAGTAGAAAGGATTGTGGATTAATGGTTAATGATATGAACATATTGGCTTTAGAACacaaaaatggaaaatcaaaaaTGTTAAAGCAGTGCTGCTCAGCTTGTAGCATTGGGAAATGGTGTAATAAGTATAAGGAtactgaagaagaggaggatgtTCAGTTACTAGTAGCCCCATGGGGACTGCCGGCCCCACGGCAGCCACCTGATGTTCAGGATGAAAGTGTGGAagtgagggaagagggagagcctggCGGGGGAGTGGAGAGAGAATCTGGGAGTGGAAATTATAGTCCGGTAGCTGGTCATACTAGATGAGGAAGAGCTGTGCTGCAAGCCCCTTTAAGACAAGTGGCGGGGCCCACTGCAGAGCCGGTGTGGGTAAAAGTTCCTTTCTCAGTAGCAGACTTGAGAGCTTGGAAGGAAATGGCAGGTACCTACAGGGAAGATCCACAGAGGGCAGCTCAAGCATTAGAGACTATTATTGAAAATCATGATCCAGACTGAAAAGATGTGCAAGTTGTTCTGAGTACTCTTTTTATGCATGAAGAGAGACAAATGATAATAGGAAAAGCcaaggaagaggcagagaaagtaCATGTACAGgatgtgcaggcagggagagTGGATGATCATTTCCCAACTCTAAACCCTAACTGGGTGGCCtagtttcggctgggatagagttaattttcttgagcttgggagggagcacagccagagtgcCTGACCCggattttggccaggatagagttaactttctttgagctgggagggagcacagctggagtgccggGCcaggattggccattggagtattccatatcatgtgatgttatgctcagtatataaaggaggcaggttctctctcacttccagtcTATGTGGCAGGATCTTCGTTCTGGTGGGATCACTGCCAGGGACAGGTTGCGTATCGGTCACTGGGTGGTGATCAAGTGCATTATCCGTTTGgactttccattattgttttgttacattaatatcactaaattttaattttttttatttcaacctatgaggtttttttcctttttgttcctcCACTATTTCCCCGGGCAGGGGAAAAGGGTGAGCGACcggctgcatggtgattggctgccggatgagttcaaaccacaacactaggATCCGAATGATAGAGCACAAAGGTTGCTTTTAACAGAATACCAAAGATTGATTTTGTTTGGGGTAAAGAACACAGTCCCAAAACCTAAAAATCTGGCAAAAATCTATCAGGTGGTTCAGGGAAAAGATGAGACACCTTCTGCCTTTTATGAAAGATTGTGTGAGACAGCCAGAAAATACTCAGATCTAGatccagaaaaataagaaagtgcACTGTGGGgattcagaaggagtccctgcaagaaaatggacgtgtgagcaatcctgtgtatgagcaaggatgtgacgagggactgaccctggaagaatgaggaagaacccaggaaggtaaacagcttcagggtgatggcctgggccgagaagaagtttgtacaatgtcgatgtggcagttttcatccaaccagaagagagcctaaggagcatgtgcaaagctacctgtcaaatcagaaagaattgtaccatgtgattgtatcttgtgattctcaccttcattataaaagacttgtccaccatattaaagtaggtattgcttaatcactgtgtgatcatttgcatgcGTCAATCTCTTGCACCTGGTGCCTGACCAGGGCCATAAATCAGATTAGCACAAGTCTGAAGAGGACTCAGTGAAGTATTATCGCGGGAAGGCCGGTCGAAATTCAGCCAGACGCTGCCCcagtgtctgaaggtgagaatcagcgcgcTGTCCCCTTAAGGAGCCGCGAGAGGCGGCTGAGTATAGGGAGCCgcgagaggcggcggccggggaggaatggggtctacgCTTACTAGAGACGAGCAAGCAGTAGTAAAACTCCTCCAACtgatcctctctgtgagagggataaaatatgacaagtctgcactagaaggcttattaaagtggagccgagagaagggacttatccccagtccagggcttatatttgaagccgctacctgggaagccacagggaaacagctatgggactcggtcagtgatggaggaaagtcggcaagagAAGTGAGCAGTTACACtgcgctatggaaattaatccgagaggcgtcacaggagatgagtagtgagcgtaCGGCTGCGGCGTATGTCGCTGCAGCGCTCGGACCGGCCCctaatcttgatatatcagccacgccgccgctgccgccgctaccgccctgcCCCAACCACGGCCGGAAGgacggtccggccccttcccccccctcagccccctcgccccggggcgaTGAGGGAGGGGGGGACTCGACGCCGCTTGCGGCGCCCGCCGCGCTGGGTGAGCTGAAAAATCCGTTTGACTTAACGATtgtgccgccggggccgcggcgagcGGCGGGACCTAAATTCAAAACTGCGCAATCAGGGGCGGGAGGCACCGGAAGGGTgtctgatgccaaccggaaagcgactgaggagaaaccgaaagagacCAAAGACGccaatagtgggcgggacccAGGCGAGGGCGGGGGTACAGAGGATTTGTGCCCGCCCCTCCCACCCTCACAGAACAACCCCTCGGGAGAAGAGAGCCCCGCCTCACAAGCCGGCTCTGCAGACATTGAAACCTTACTCCTGCACATTGTAGCCAAGCTTGATAACTTAACtgtatcacaggcagagaagagggagcagagaccatataccttttcgtcaaacacgggaccacagccatctgctcctccgGATCCATCACTCGAGTATGCAGTTCCTGTGCCTGCTACTGCGCCCTCAtcatctcaccctgcagcttcgcatcttttttcttcacaggcgcagagtgcctctgtagctaCACGCCGATGGAAAGGAGTTCTTAAAGATGCTATAATAGAAgggtcttttatcccagaaagcgtacaagcatttccagtttcctttaatactgttactggcgccaatgagtgggatcccttagattggaaattgcttgaaaaggctagggcttcagtaatccaaaatggtcttcatcaccaattgaccaaacaaatcattcactatatcttctcgtcatcgctgttaattccaaaagatattgatcaaatagcggcagttattttaactccatctcaaaaaatgttatttgaaagcacATGGTCGAAGTTAGCTAACGAAGAACAGGTTCGTCCGcgcccacagggtgatccccttcatcttgtccaagcacaaatgctattgggtacagggcccttcaccgcagtagatctacaggtcaatctctctaatgaagtgttacggctatcacagtcaatagcctgTCAGGCCCTACTGtctgtacctgacacagaaggaaagaaacaggacaagtttgtagcAGTAAAACAGGGAcctaatgaacctttttcaaaatatgtagatcGCCTTTATCACTCCCTAGAACAACAATCTGACATGAccctagagatgaaagaaaaaatgttcaagttAATGACCTTTGAAAATGCTAACCCATCTGCCCAGCACCTGCTAGCGACCCTCCCACATGGAACATCTGTAGCTGATATGATTGAGTTAACCAACCGAGGAATGCAACActctaatgttgcagcctatgccgctgcggTGCGCAACATGGCTGCACCATTTTTTAGGAAGAAAAgtgggggggggcaaaaaggggGGAAGAAATGTTTCAATTGTGGCAAGCAAGGTCATCTTCAGAACCAATGCAGAAACCCAAAGGCTCAAAAATGGTGTCATAATTGTATACGAGATACTCATAACACTCACGAGTGTAGAAGGTGCTCGGGAAACATGAAGAAGAGCACGATTCCCCCTCGCGCTCAGACACAAATGAGGGGTGTATGGCAAGCTCAACATCAGGACCAAGGGCTGGTTTCCTGTCCAATATCGCTTCCGCCACAGCAGGAAGTGCCGGAGTGGACGTGGAAACCGCAGTAGACATTACAATACAAGATCAAAAGGTCCACTTAGTGGATAGTAATGTGAAAGGACCATTAGGGTTTGGATTGAGTGCTCTTTTAATAGGGAGGTCATCAACGACTCAGCAAGGTATTCAAGTATTATTGGGAGTAATTGATGCTCATTACATTGGTGTTGTAAAGATAATGGTTCAAACTTTAACGCCACCTGTGTTTATTCCTAAAGGTAGCAAAATAGCCCAGCTTGTGCCATTTAAAGCCTGTGTTCCAAATGTAGGAGACAGTCATCGAGGGACTGGTGGTTTTGGGTCAACCGGCGAACCGCaagtatatttatcttttgaCATAAGTCGAGTAAAACCAGAATGTGACATGATTATCCAATCCCCTGATGGGACATGGAAGAAATTGAAAATGTTAATAGATACAGGGGCTGATGTTACAATCATATCGGCTCAACAGTGGCCTGCTTCATGGCCTACCATTGCAGCAGCAACAGGAGTGTTTGGCATTGGGGGGTCCCAAGCCACCAGAATTAGCCAAGATCCCATTGTAGTCAGATTTCCGGATGGAGCTCAGGTCACCATGAAGCCTTATGTGATGGAAGTTCCTATTACCTTACTTGGACGAGATGTTCTGAGTCAAGTCAGAACAACATTGGTTACACAGCCTTTTCAGTGATGGTCATTGATGAGCAGCCCATCCTCAAACTTAAATGGAAATCAGAAATGCCTGTGTGGATAGATCAATGGCCATTGAAACAGGAAAGGCTGCAAATCGTCCATCATTTAGTTGCTGAGCAATTACAAGCGGGTCATATTGTCCCATCACAAAGTGCCTGGAATACTCCGATTTTTGTTATTCCCAAGAAGAACAACAAATGGCGACTGTTACATGATTTAAGAGCGGTCAATGCGATAATGGAACCCATGGGATCCTTGCAGCCAGGACTGCCTTCTCCCTCAATGATACCAGAGTATTGGTCAATATTGATCATTGATTTAAAGGATTGTTTTTTCACCATTCCACTTCATGAGTCTGATAGAGAAAAATTCACATTCTCTGTTCCATCTATTAACAAGGCCGAGCCAGCAAAACgttatcattgggtagtgttgcCTCAGGGAATGAAAAATTCACCTACTATGTGTCAAATTTTTGTTGCTTGGACATTAGAACCAATTAGGAAAAGGTTTCCCCAGTTAATCATTTACCATTACATGGACGATATATTAATAGCTGGTAAGGACATGCAACCAGAAGTCAGATTAAGTCATCTACATGCAGAATTGTCAAAGAGGGGCCTTCGAGTAGcccctgaaaaagtacagttTACTTCACCCTGGAAGTACCTAGGGTGGATCATAACCGATGCTGCCATTTGGCCTTAGAAATTAAAGATCAATACAGATATTCACACACTAAATGATGTACAGAAAATGATTGGAGACATTCAATGGGTTAGAAATTTGTGCGGAATCACAAATGATGATCTAAAACCATTAATGCCCTTATTGAGCACTACTGCACAGGCTGATACAAGGAGAACCTTGACACAGGAACATAAGTttgctttacaaaaaattacagataaaatagaGTCCTGCCATGCACAGAGATTACAATTAGAACTCCCATTACAATTGATGATTATTAATAGTGGCGGAAATAGACAATACCCATTAGCTATCATTATGCAATGggattcagaacagaaacaactGTTACGTATTCTAGAGTGGGTTTTCACAGCATACActcctaagaaaacagtaactacaAGAGCGGAATTACTATCGCAATTGATCATGCAAGGTAGAAATAGAATTATTGAGATCTCAGGCGCAGATCCCCAAACTATTGTTGTTCCCCTGGCACAAGAATATTTGGAATGGCTGCTTAGACATTCGGAAGTGTTGCAAATTGCTCTGGAAGATTACACTGGCCAGCTGTCCAATGTCTACCCAGCTCATCGTCTATTGCCATTATTAATGAACCAAACGATTGAAACATTTCCAATGCAATCAGAAATACCAGTTCAAGGGCTAACAGTTTTTACAGATGCTGGAAAAAGGTTGAGACGAGCTGCACGTACCTGGTTAGAAGATGAGGAATGGAAATACCATATTATTCAGGGCCAACAAGAAGATTCCTTACAAACGTTAGAACTCCAAGCAGTCTTGTGGGTATTTTTATCCTGGCCAGAGATAGCATTAAATGTAGTATCTGACTCATTATATGTAGTGGGAATAGTGAAGCGAATTGAACGTGGCCaagtaaaggaagtaaaaaatgaacatttaggGAAACTGCTTCAACAGTTAGCTCACACTCTTAATCAGAGGGAAGTTTCCTATTTTATTACTCATATCAGAAGTCACCAATCTAAGGAGGGGTTAGGCTATGGAAATGACTTAGCCGATCAGCTAGTTGCTCCAGCCTGGTCTGGACCTTCGCCAGATTTGTTTGCCCAAGCCAGAGAATCTCACAACTTTTTTCATCAGTCAGCAAAACTGTTACATAAACAATTCAAAATCCCTCTTGTAGACGCGAAAGGAATTGTTCTCTCCTGCCCGTCCTGTCAGAAAATAGGGTTTGGCCTCGGAACAGGGGTCAACCCACGGGGCCTGTCACCTTTGCAATtatggcaaatggatgtcacTCACATAGCTGAATTTGGTagattaaaatatgtacatgttgttattgataccttttctatgGCTGTTTGGGCTACAGCCCAAActggagaaacagcaaaacatgttGAGAAACATTTGTATAGTTCCTTTGCAGTGCTTGGGGTGCCACGAGAGATCAAAAcagacaatggtcctgcatataTTTCTAGTCGCTTTCAACGTTTTTGTACTTTATGGGGTATCAAACACTACACAGGAATTCCACATTCTCCCACTGGACAGGCAATCATTGAATGAGCCCATCAAACTCTGAAGcaactgcttcaaaaacaaaaagagggaatgTTAGGAGTGATGCCAGCCGAACGTTTAAacaaagctttgtatgttttgAATTTTCTGCGACTTACAGGAACGCGTCAGGAACCTCCAATGATGATTCACAGTTTAGCACTAAAGGGTGATGCCGAACAACCTATGGGCGCACAGCAGCCGCTGGTCATGTTCAAAGATTTAAGCACAGGCCAATGGAAGGGACCTGTTAAAGTACAATTAACCGGCAGAGGTTATATGTGTTTGCTTACAGATCATGGCTTACGGTGGGTTCCGTCTCGTTGGGtacggccttggaaaggagaccAAGTTCGTGACTCTAAGCCtcgtgatggttctgacagtgattaatgctcgTTCAGCAAATATACAGGATTCTAGATGTGGCTTAGTCAAAATGTAGCTATTAATagggatgaaatgctgtaagaatgtttgtattcaactttccttgtttagctgTATTAAGAAGCAAAACCTCAACTGTTCAACCTTATTAGagactcccttggttttcccccttgagtgatggccagactctgggtggaacccaacagaaggatgagatcagatgtttccgctcaaaattgccagttattttggcctgttgatttagaggctggacctgcttgcagcgatgttggatgcctcacctacggatggatgcatCACGTAGGGCTTTccagtttgcgaggaagggcactctaaattctcgctgcatccagggttccccagcaattgcggatctgaatgttagtaccccattgtAGGGTGTTCGAaggaattgttaaaaggagtaatcattgtaattattgtgattattgggCTTGCTATTATTGTGCCATGCTTAATTCCTTGTGTTAGACAATCGCCGCAaaaaggcttacaaggagtttggattgctcaaaaacaaaaagagggatatgtggggattcaggagtccctgcaagaaaatggacgtgtgagcaatcctgtgtatgagcaaggatgtgacgagggactgaccctggaagaatgaggaagaacccaggaaggtaaacagcttcagggtgatggcctgggccgagaagaagtttgtacaatgtcaatgtggcagttctcatccaaccagaagagagcctaaggagcatgtgcaaagctacctgtcaaatcagaaagaattgtaccatgtgattgtttcttgtgattctcaccttcattataaaagacttgtccaccatattaaagtaggcattgcttaatcactgtgtgatgatttgcatgcgtttaactcccgcacCAATCTTCTGCAGTGCACTGTCCTTAATATATTTGTGGGACAGTCTTATCCAGACATtagaaagaagttgcagaaataTGATGGGGAGGATTCAAGATCTATAAATAAACTGCTAGAGGCAGCTTGGAAAGTGTATaataatagagaggaggaggaaaagaaaaggcaaaagaggGAGCAGCTTAAGAGAGACAGATTAATAGCAGCAGCAATAGAGAGAGGGAATAAAGGAAGTAGGTGGAATGAGACTAGAGGAAATCAGAATCAGAAGGGGAGAAATAAGTATCCTTTTACTCCTCTTGAAAAAGATCAATGTGCAATTTGCAAACAAAAAGGACATTGGAAGAGGGAGTGTCCTCAAATTAGATTGTGGACAAAACTCCCTAGGATTAATGAAAATCCTAAACTAACCAAATTGTTGACTTTGGATCAAGATTCCAACTGACAGGGACTGGAGTGTTACTGAAAAttcggaataaagaacttatcaacaccaatttgatgcagataagcagacacttctttattgacggccggacgcgcaggggagtgttctcaccaacagcgcgtaccaagcactaaaatcatacatcttatatagaacttattcatacatattcattaagtgttcatacacaaatatacaatttccaagaaatcattaacatactaTCCGCCTacttccgattctgcgcagtaaaGATTAGAAATGTCTACaaatgagtctggggtgtaatgtgagtagGTGGTCCATGGGTCGATGGTCGCAATCTCCCCCTGTCAGAATTACCCTTTGCTTaaggacacagtttccttggcaggtacttgtaagctgttacggttgtttcccccagttcccattaatcctagactttgacaactacttgcattctcctggtcctgtatatatattataaatcaacttacaaatcagtttgtgtttggttacctaggt is from Strix aluco isolate bStrAlu1 chromosome W, bStrAlu1.hap1, whole genome shotgun sequence and encodes:
- the LOC141917750 gene encoding uncharacterized protein LOC141917750; this encodes MGSTLTRDEQAVVKLLQLILSVRGIKYDKSALEGLLKWSREKGLIPSPGLIFEAATWEATGKQLWDSVSDGGKSAREVSSYTALWKLIREASQEMSSERTAAAYVAAALGPAPNLDISATPPLPPLPPCPNHGRKDGPAPSPPSAPSPRGDEGGGDSTPLAAPAALGELKNPFDLTIVPPGPRRAAGPKFKTAQSGAGGTGRVSDANRKATEEKPKETKDANSGRDPGEGGGTEDLCPPLPPSQNNPSGEESPASQAGSADIETLLLHIVAKLDNLTVSQAEKREQRPYTFSSNTGPQPSAPPDPSLEYAVPVPATAPSSSHPAASHLFSSQAQSASVATRRWKGVLKDAIIEGSFIPESVQAFPVSFNTVTGANEWDPLDWKLLEKARASVIQNGLHHQLTKQIIHYIFSSSLLIPKDIDQIAAVILTPSQKMLFESTWSKLANEEQVRPRPQGDPLHLVQAQMLLGTGPFTAVDLQVNLSNEVLRLSQSIACQALLSVPDTEGKKQDKFVAVKQGPNEPFSKYVDRLYHSLEQQSDMTLEMKEKMFKLMTFENANPSAQHLLATLPHGTSVADMIELTNRGMQHSNVAAYAAAVRNMAAPFFRKKSGGGQKGGKKCFNCGKQGHLQNQCRNPKAQKWCHNCIRDTHNTHECRRCSGNMKKSTIPPRAQTQMRGVWQAQHQDQGLVSCPISLPPQQEVPEWTWKPQ